A DNA window from Selenomonas sp. oral taxon 126 contains the following coding sequences:
- a CDS encoding virulence protein, giving the protein MKVNYNIQKEERKAMVGIISKVLGEKPVYCGAPTFSYKIGAFEITKDGSLCFDDVTDEATVERVRTALREEGFMSEDWENETSCAATGADAPSRTEAADDEPTPTETVVEEPAPMEAVMAEPDEDSLSISLPRSLFTETSLQNLDALLRSKGRLIRHAFDIREATYTLTDDRITFAWLHGSITDETAKAYAEFISKLCLMARTQKRVTAKEKIVDNEKYAFRCFLLRLGMIGSAYKESRKILMQNLTGSSAFKSGHRKGDERHAVSE; this is encoded by the coding sequence ATGAAGGTCAATTACAACATCCAAAAGGAAGAGCGCAAGGCGATGGTCGGGATCATCAGCAAGGTGCTCGGCGAAAAGCCCGTCTATTGCGGCGCACCGACATTTTCCTACAAGATCGGAGCATTCGAGATCACGAAGGACGGCAGCCTTTGCTTCGACGATGTCACCGACGAAGCGACCGTTGAGCGTGTGCGCACGGCACTGCGCGAGGAGGGCTTCATGTCCGAGGATTGGGAGAACGAGACTTCCTGCGCGGCCACAGGGGCAGACGCGCCGAGCCGAACGGAAGCGGCAGATGATGAACCGACACCGACAGAAACGGTGGTAGAAGAACCTGCTCCAATGGAGGCGGTGATGGCAGAACCCGACGAGGACAGCCTTTCGATCAGTCTCCCACGCAGTCTTTTCACGGAGACATCACTGCAGAATCTCGATGCACTCCTTCGGAGCAAGGGGCGGCTCATCCGGCACGCCTTTGACATTCGCGAGGCGACCTACACGCTGACCGATGACCGCATCACCTTTGCATGGCTGCACGGCTCGATCACCGACGAGACGGCAAAGGCGTATGCCGAGTTCATCAGCAAGCTCTGCCTGATGGCGCGGACGCAGAAGCGCGTCACGGCGAAGGAGAAAATTGTGGACAACGAAAAGTACGCTTTCCGCTGCTTCCTCCTGCGCCTTGGCATGATCGGTAGCGCCTACAAGGAGAGCCGTAAGATCCTCATGCAGAACCTCACGGGCAGCAGCGCGTTTAAGAGCGGACATCGGAAAGGAGATGAGCGTCATGCGGTTTCCGAGTAA
- a CDS encoding DUF4314 domain-containing protein, translating to MRFPSKEQIAALRERYPRGTRVELLGMDDPQAPPKGTMGEILRVDDAGQLLVRWETGSSLSLIPGVDSFRIMQKGGRS from the coding sequence ATGCGGTTTCCGAGTAAGGAGCAGATCGCCGCACTTCGAGAGCGATACCCACGCGGGACTCGGGTGGAACTCCTCGGAATGGACGATCCGCAAGCACCACCCAAAGGGACGATGGGCGAGATTCTGCGCGTTGACGATGCGGGACAGCTTCTCGTCCGATGGGAGACAGGCTCCTCGCTCAGTTTGATCCCCGGCGTGGACTCCTTCCGCATTATGCAGAAAGGGGGCAGATCATGA
- a CDS encoding DUF5049 domain-containing protein, protein MNEKVFAQIMDIRDSGRVNMFDIPAVQRMAFKMEFYELICFIERDRAAYIRFILTGEE, encoded by the coding sequence ATGAACGAGAAGGTTTTCGCACAGATCATGGATATCCGCGATTCGGGGCGGGTGAATATGTTCGACATTCCCGCTGTTCAGAGGATGGCGTTTAAGATGGAATTCTACGAACTCATCTGCTTCATCGAGAGAGATCGCGCCGCATATATTCGCTTTATCCTCACGGGCGAAGAGTAA
- a CDS encoding amidoligase family protein encodes MKAETARQIADMKRQTIGVEVEMYGITRRDAAGIAADFFGTGRFADTAHRNGYCTWSAWDAKGREWKFQRDVSIDAAGSAEQTELVTPILRYEDIERLQELLRRLRRAGAKSNPAHMCGVHIHIGKGDHTAKTLRNLANLMASHESLLIAAMRIDQSRIGRYCRTVDRNFLDRLNREKPQTMEELADIWYEGNCAAHGRGHHYNGSRYHCLNLHATFTKGTIEFRLFQFANPTAERKGGIHAGEIKSYIQLCLALSEMAKTVRTASPKEPQRENPKFAMRTWLMRLGFIGGEFATARDILTRNLAGDAAFRFGRSIPSA; translated from the coding sequence ATGAAAGCGGAAACGGCACGGCAGATCGCAGACATGAAAAGGCAGACCATCGGGGTGGAAGTCGAGATGTACGGCATTACCCGCAGGGACGCCGCAGGCATTGCGGCAGACTTCTTCGGCACGGGACGCTTTGCGGACACAGCGCACAGAAACGGATACTGCACATGGAGCGCATGGGACGCCAAGGGGCGCGAGTGGAAATTCCAACGCGACGTCAGCATCGACGCCGCCGGCAGCGCGGAGCAGACCGAACTGGTCACGCCCATCCTCCGCTACGAAGACATCGAGCGCCTGCAGGAACTTTTGCGCAGACTGCGCCGCGCAGGAGCAAAGAGCAACCCCGCCCATATGTGCGGCGTACACATCCACATCGGCAAGGGCGACCATACGGCGAAAACCCTCCGCAACCTCGCCAATTTGATGGCAAGCCACGAAAGTCTCCTGATCGCCGCGATGCGCATCGACCAAAGCCGCATCGGACGCTACTGCAGGACGGTGGATCGCAACTTCCTCGACCGTCTCAACAGGGAAAAGCCACAGACGATGGAAGAACTTGCGGACATCTGGTACGAAGGGAATTGTGCTGCACATGGCAGAGGACATCACTACAACGGCTCACGCTACCATTGCCTCAATCTCCACGCTACCTTTACGAAAGGCACCATCGAATTCCGTCTCTTCCAATTCGCCAATCCCACGGCAGAGCGCAAGGGCGGCATCCACGCGGGGGAAATCAAGAGTTACATCCAGCTTTGCCTTGCCCTTTCCGAAATGGCAAAGACAGTAAGGACGGCAAGCCCCAAAGAACCACAGCGGGAGAACCCGAAATTCGCAATGCGGACATGGCTGATGCGCCTCGGCTTCATCGGCGGCGAATTCGCCACGGCGCGGGACATCCTCACGAGGAACCTTGCAGGCGACGCAGCTTTCCGCTTCGGCAGGAGCATCCCTTCGGCATAA
- a CDS encoding gamma-glutamylcyclotransferase family protein, with translation MMKMKTKIYIAYGSNMDERQMAFRCPEAELLGTGLLEGWRLMFKGSKTGAYATIEKEKGLTVPILLWRISEKDEERLDRYEGFPSFYYKRTIQATRTGANDEDLGKTRGMVYIMHEERKLGVPSIHYLEVLAKAYEKFGFDEEILGEAYDYSDREPEKVPPESLPCLW, from the coding sequence ATGATGAAGATGAAAACGAAGATTTACATCGCTTACGGCTCGAACATGGACGAGCGGCAGATGGCGTTTCGCTGCCCGGAGGCGGAGCTTCTGGGGACGGGACTCCTCGAAGGCTGGCGGCTCATGTTCAAGGGGAGCAAAACGGGAGCGTATGCGACCATCGAGAAAGAGAAAGGGCTGACCGTCCCGATTCTGCTCTGGCGTATTTCGGAAAAGGACGAGGAACGGCTTGACCGCTACGAGGGATTTCCCTCCTTCTACTACAAGCGGACAATCCAAGCCACTCGCACGGGAGCGAACGACGAGGATCTGGGAAAAACTCGCGGCATGGTCTACATCATGCACGAGGAGCGGAAACTTGGTGTGCCGTCCATTCACTACCTTGAGGTTCTTGCCAAAGCTTATGAGAAATTCGGTTTTGACGAGGAGATTTTGGGTGAGGCATACGATTACAGCGACCGAGAGCCGGAGAAAGTGCCGCCGGAATCCCTTCCCTGCCTTTGGTAA
- a CDS encoding terminase large subunit yields the protein MRKLTDYTPTKFMAKDSRYDADAADYAVGFIECLCHTKGTWAEKPFELIDWQERIIRDIFGILKPNGYRQFNTAYVEIPKKQGKSELAAAVALLLCCGDGEERAEVYGCAADRQQASIVFEVAADMVRMCPALGKRVKILASQKRMVYLPTNSFYQVLSAEAYSKHGFNIHGVVFDELHTQPNRKLFDVMTKGSGDARMQPLYFLITTAGTDTQSICYETHQKAKDILEGRKIDSTFYPVIYGAKEDEDWTDPEVWKRSNPSLGITVGIDKVQAACDSARQNPAEENSFRQLRLNQWVKQSVRWMPMDKWDACAMPVDAESLEGRVCYGGLDLSSTMDITAFVLVFPPTEEDEPFAVLPYFWIPEENIDLRVRRDHVPYDVWEKQDFLMTTEGNVVHYGFIEAFIEKLGEKYNIREIAFDRWGAVQMVQNLEGMGFAVVPFGQGFKDMSPPTKELMKLTLEKKIAHGGHPVMRWMADNIFIRTDPAGNIKADKEKSTEKIDGVIALIMALDRAIRCGNDASESVYDERGILLL from the coding sequence TTGCGGAAGCTGACCGATTATACACCGACAAAATTCATGGCGAAGGATTCCCGCTATGATGCCGATGCCGCCGATTATGCGGTGGGCTTCATCGAGTGTCTGTGCCATACGAAGGGAACATGGGCGGAAAAGCCGTTCGAACTCATCGACTGGCAGGAGCGCATTATTCGAGACATTTTCGGAATTTTGAAGCCGAACGGTTATCGGCAGTTCAATACGGCGTATGTGGAGATTCCCAAGAAGCAAGGAAAATCAGAGCTCGCGGCCGCTGTCGCACTGCTCCTTTGCTGCGGCGACGGTGAGGAACGTGCCGAGGTGTATGGCTGTGCTGCTGATCGTCAGCAAGCAAGCATCGTATTCGAGGTCGCAGCAGATATGGTGCGGATGTGTCCCGCACTCGGCAAGCGGGTGAAGATCCTCGCCTCCCAGAAGCGGATGGTATATCTGCCGACGAACAGCTTCTATCAGGTGCTTTCGGCAGAGGCGTACTCAAAGCACGGCTTCAATATTCACGGCGTGGTATTCGATGAGTTGCACACGCAGCCGAATCGCAAGCTCTTTGACGTTATGACGAAGGGCTCTGGTGATGCGCGTATGCAGCCGCTTTACTTCCTCATTACGACAGCGGGGACGGATACGCAGTCCATCTGCTATGAGACACACCAGAAAGCGAAGGACATTCTCGAAGGGAGAAAGATTGATTCGACCTTCTATCCTGTGATCTACGGCGCAAAGGAGGATGAGGACTGGACAGACCCGGAGGTCTGGAAGCGGTCGAATCCGTCGCTTGGCATTACGGTCGGCATCGACAAGGTACAGGCGGCTTGTGACTCCGCACGGCAGAATCCCGCCGAGGAAAACAGCTTTCGTCAGCTTCGTTTGAATCAGTGGGTGAAGCAGTCTGTTCGGTGGATGCCAATGGACAAATGGGATGCGTGCGCTATGCCTGTGGATGCCGAGTCCTTGGAGGGGCGTGTTTGCTACGGCGGTCTTGACCTTTCCTCCACGATGGATATTACGGCATTTGTCCTCGTGTTCCCTCCAACGGAGGAGGATGAGCCGTTTGCCGTGCTGCCGTACTTCTGGATTCCCGAGGAGAATATCGATCTGCGTGTACGGCGCGACCACGTTCCGTACGACGTGTGGGAGAAGCAGGACTTTCTTATGACCACCGAGGGGAATGTCGTGCATTACGGATTTATCGAGGCGTTCATTGAGAAACTGGGCGAGAAGTACAACATCCGCGAGATTGCTTTCGACCGATGGGGCGCGGTGCAGATGGTGCAGAATCTTGAAGGGATGGGCTTTGCCGTTGTTCCGTTCGGACAGGGCTTCAAGGATATGAGCCCGCCGACCAAAGAGTTGATGAAGCTGACGCTGGAAAAGAAAATAGCGCACGGCGGGCATCCCGTCATGCGCTGGATGGCAGACAACATTTTCATTCGCACCGACCCCGCGGGGAACATCAAGGCGGACAAGGAGAAGTCCACCGAGAAGATCGATGGCGTGATTGCGCTCATCATGGCTCTGGATCGTGCGATCCGCTGTGGGAACGATGCATCGGAATCGGTGTATGATGAGAGAGGAATCTTGTTGCTGTGA
- a CDS encoding phage portal protein, with the protein MNLFSKLFRSRDKPYNHLGGLSFLFGQTAAGKAVNERTAMQTTAVYACVRILAESIAGLPLHVYAYKGQGKERVPEHPLYFLLHDAPNPEMTSFVFRETLMSHLLLWGNAYAQILRDGRGRVLGLYPLLPDKMEVSRDSRTGELYYTYTRSTEENPNFADKGQIRLRREDVLHIPGLGFDGLVGYSPIAMAKNAIGIALATEEYGAAFFKNGARPGGVLEHPGVLKDPSKLRESWHAVYGGTMNTGRIAVLEEGVKYQQIAIPPEEAQFLETRKFQIDEIARLYRVPPHMVGDLEKSSFSNIEQQSLEFVKYTLNPWVMRWEQSLQKALLSDKEQKDYFIRFNVDGLLRGDYKSRMEGYAIGRQNGWLSANDIRSLEDMNPIESAEGGDLYLINGNMTKLRDAGLFAGQQQEGENDEA; encoded by the coding sequence ATGAACCTATTCAGCAAACTTTTCCGTTCGCGGGACAAGCCTTACAATCATCTCGGTGGCTTGTCTTTTTTGTTTGGACAGACGGCAGCGGGTAAGGCGGTCAACGAGCGTACGGCAATGCAGACAACGGCGGTCTATGCCTGTGTGCGCATTCTCGCAGAATCCATCGCAGGATTGCCGCTCCATGTCTACGCCTATAAAGGGCAGGGAAAAGAGCGTGTGCCGGAGCATCCGCTGTACTTCCTGCTCCACGATGCGCCGAATCCCGAGATGACGAGTTTCGTCTTTCGTGAGACGCTTATGTCGCATCTCCTCCTCTGGGGAAATGCCTACGCACAAATTTTGCGGGATGGCAGGGGACGTGTTCTTGGCCTCTATCCGCTGCTCCCGGATAAGATGGAAGTCAGCCGCGACAGCCGCACGGGTGAACTTTACTATACTTACACGCGAAGCACAGAGGAGAATCCGAATTTTGCGGACAAGGGGCAGATTCGTTTACGACGCGAGGATGTCCTCCACATTCCGGGACTCGGCTTTGACGGTCTGGTTGGCTATTCTCCTATCGCTATGGCAAAGAATGCCATCGGCATCGCTCTGGCAACGGAAGAGTATGGCGCGGCATTCTTTAAGAACGGTGCGCGTCCGGGCGGCGTGCTTGAGCATCCGGGTGTCCTCAAAGACCCGTCGAAACTGCGAGAGAGCTGGCACGCCGTCTACGGCGGCACGATGAACACGGGCAGAATCGCCGTCCTCGAGGAAGGTGTAAAGTATCAGCAGATTGCCATACCACCCGAGGAGGCGCAGTTCCTTGAGACGAGGAAGTTCCAGATTGACGAGATTGCACGTCTCTATCGTGTACCGCCGCATATGGTCGGGGATTTGGAGAAGTCCAGTTTCTCAAATATCGAGCAGCAGTCGCTTGAATTTGTCAAATACACTTTGAATCCGTGGGTCATGCGATGGGAGCAGTCGTTGCAGAAAGCGTTACTATCAGATAAGGAGCAGAAGGACTACTTCATCCGCTTCAACGTGGACGGTCTTCTGCGCGGGGACTACAAGAGCCGTATGGAGGGCTATGCCATCGGGCGACAGAACGGATGGCTCTCGGCGAACGACATCCGCAGCCTTGAGGACATGAATCCGATTGAATCCGCAGAGGGCGGCGATCTCTATCTTATCAACGGGAATATGACAAAACTGAGGGACGCAGGACTCTTTGCGGGTCAGCAACAGGAGGGAGAAAACGATGAAGCGTAA
- a CDS encoding head maturation protease, ClpP-related, translating to MKRKFWNWVRNEGEKRILLLDGEISDETWWGDEITPQMFRSELNAAEGDIDLWINSPGGDCYAAAQIYNMLMEYKGNVNVKIDGIAASAASVVAMAGSTVEISPLGMLMIHNPMTVSIGDTHEMERTITFLAEIKESIINAYELKTGLSRAKISRLMDAETWMNAKKAVELGFADSVLYADAQRPVTDTADGLIFSRAAVTNSLLSKFGQGTHNVDAEPLKRRLFSISH from the coding sequence ATGAAGCGTAAATTTTGGAACTGGGTGCGGAACGAGGGAGAGAAGCGTATCTTGCTTCTGGATGGTGAAATCTCAGACGAGACGTGGTGGGGCGATGAAATTACACCCCAGATGTTCCGCTCTGAGTTGAATGCCGCCGAGGGAGATATTGACCTCTGGATCAACTCGCCGGGCGGGGACTGCTATGCGGCGGCACAGATCTACAATATGCTTATGGAGTATAAGGGAAACGTCAATGTCAAGATTGATGGGATTGCGGCTTCTGCTGCATCCGTTGTCGCTATGGCAGGATCAACGGTTGAGATTTCTCCCTTGGGGATGTTGATGATTCACAATCCAATGACTGTTTCCATCGGGGATACACATGAGATGGAGCGGACGATCACGTTCCTTGCCGAAATCAAGGAGAGCATTATCAACGCCTACGAACTCAAGACGGGATTGTCCCGTGCGAAGATTTCAAGGCTCATGGATGCCGAGACGTGGATGAACGCCAAGAAGGCGGTGGAGCTTGGATTTGCGGATTCCGTTCTCTATGCGGACGCACAGCGTCCTGTGACCGATACGGCAGACGGGCTGATCTTCTCCCGTGCCGCCGTCACGAACTCCCTGCTCTCGAAATTCGGACAGGGGACACACAATGTCGATGCAGAGCCGCTCAAACGACGGCTCTTTTCTATTTCACACTAA
- a CDS encoding phage major capsid protein, producing the protein MDKIMAMREKRAEMWEQAKQFLDEHEKDGRLTAEDAKAYEQMENEVLALGKDIERMERQAILDAQLAKPVTAAITNTPGAGFASEKTGRASEAYRAAMLKALRTNFRQVENVLQEGTDASGGYLVPEEYDKRLIDVLTEENVLRPLATTITTSGEHKINIAATKPAASWIEEGAPLTFGDATFDQIVLDAHKLHVAVKVTEELLYDNAFNLENYLIGQFGKALGNAEEDAFLNGDGTHKPKGLLISAKTSVTTAAADIKADELVTLVYSLKRPYRKNAAFIVNDQTLASIRKLKDANGAYFWQPSYQMGEPDRLLGYPVYSSAYMPAVEAGKTVIAFGDYSYYNIGDRGTRALQELKELFAGNGMVGYVMKERVDGKLVLEEAVQTLKMKG; encoded by the coding sequence ATGGATAAGATCATGGCAATGCGCGAGAAGCGTGCAGAAATGTGGGAACAGGCGAAGCAGTTCCTTGATGAACACGAGAAGGATGGCCGCCTTACGGCAGAGGACGCCAAGGCATACGAGCAGATGGAGAACGAGGTGCTTGCGCTCGGCAAGGACATCGAGCGCATGGAGCGTCAGGCAATTCTCGACGCACAGCTCGCAAAGCCTGTGACGGCAGCAATCACCAATACACCGGGCGCAGGATTCGCTTCCGAAAAGACAGGTCGTGCAAGCGAGGCATACCGTGCGGCGATGCTCAAGGCACTCCGCACGAACTTCCGTCAGGTGGAGAACGTCCTGCAGGAGGGGACGGATGCCAGCGGCGGTTATCTCGTTCCAGAGGAATATGACAAGCGTCTCATCGACGTACTCACTGAAGAGAACGTCCTGCGTCCGCTTGCAACGACGATCACGACGAGTGGGGAGCACAAGATCAACATCGCCGCCACAAAACCTGCGGCATCGTGGATTGAGGAAGGTGCGCCACTCACCTTCGGGGACGCGACCTTCGACCAGATCGTCCTCGACGCGCACAAGCTCCACGTTGCGGTCAAGGTGACGGAGGAGCTGCTCTATGACAATGCCTTCAACCTTGAGAACTATCTCATTGGGCAGTTCGGCAAAGCACTCGGCAACGCAGAGGAGGACGCATTCCTCAATGGCGACGGAACGCACAAGCCGAAGGGGCTTCTCATCTCGGCAAAGACATCCGTCACCACGGCGGCGGCAGACATCAAGGCGGACGAACTCGTGACGCTCGTCTACAGCCTCAAGCGCCCCTACCGCAAGAACGCAGCATTCATCGTCAACGACCAGACGCTTGCAAGCATCCGCAAACTCAAGGATGCCAACGGAGCGTATTTCTGGCAGCCGTCCTACCAGATGGGCGAACCCGACCGTCTGCTCGGCTATCCCGTGTACTCATCGGCATATATGCCCGCTGTCGAGGCGGGCAAGACCGTCATCGCATTTGGCGATTACTCCTACTACAACATCGGGGATCGCGGCACCCGTGCTCTGCAGGAACTCAAGGAGTTGTTTGCGGGCAACGGCATGGTCGGCTACGTCATGAAGGAGCGTGTGGACGGGAAGCTCGTTCTTGAGGAAGCGGTGCAGACGCTCAAGATGAAGGGCTGA